Proteins encoded in a region of the Mycolicibacterium duvalii genome:
- a CDS encoding CaiB/BaiF CoA-transferase family protein, with amino-acid sequence MAADDPAIDGPLTGLVVVDLSTTLPGAQATQFLADCGAEVIMVEPPDGSPLRDLPGWPALLRGKRSVTLDLHLDADLDRLRALLRRADVMVNTLRPASAERLGLSPELLSERYPQLVVANITGWGSTGPWRNYKGWEALVMAKTGVMHEKRGLTLRPGPAYISTPYASWGAAHAAVQGVLAALIERDSSGLGQIVESNLVTGMGSMDPYNWFYELVLERYPGAFEPMDAVYDDQGRPQAYLIYALLVAPTKDGRWLQFAQVSPRLIHAWLEELDLLGELADPKWHGFPMLPTPELRMEWWDMMLERVGARTLAEWEQAMAVNHDLSGELFRTPDEALDHPQIVHDGRAVTVDDPDLGPVRQPTTLIHSDRKPLTTIRPAPRLGEHNTSVNFDESRPEIAPRTDPPVAAPLTGVTVLEFGSMYAGPYGATLLTDLGARVIKVEPLAGDNIRNLVAFPEAGGAKVLQGKESVAIDFTKPEGLELVYELAKRSDLVLLCFRGDAAERAGIDEAKLKAANPDLVVLSMSGYGADGPYAHRSAYAPSVGAASGLSVIDSRGAATRPADLDEAHRRAITLHAGSAVPAVQSDGIAALGVASALLVGLYAKRRGITLPHMTTTMLGTALQSVINHNTGYAGRPSIESTDDQFFGLNALYRMYRAADGWVFLAAPLAREWPALAKAMAPYVDLHADERFAGSASQAEHDQALIDALTPVFATKPASEWERELSSQDVGCVEVTERNSEFVLQTDPFFEAGYAVEAHSPIFAEHRRLAPLCRFSRSQTKADAGCTIGQHTDAVLREVGVDDDRIAALRTAEVIGGGS; translated from the coding sequence ATGGCGGCAGACGACCCGGCGATCGACGGTCCACTGACCGGCCTGGTGGTGGTTGATCTCTCGACCACCCTGCCCGGTGCGCAGGCCACGCAGTTCCTCGCCGACTGCGGTGCCGAGGTCATCATGGTCGAGCCGCCCGACGGGAGCCCGCTGCGCGACCTGCCCGGTTGGCCTGCGCTGTTGCGCGGCAAGCGCAGCGTGACACTCGATCTGCATCTCGACGCCGATCTGGACCGATTGCGCGCGCTGCTGCGTCGGGCCGATGTCATGGTCAACACGCTGCGCCCCGCCTCGGCCGAACGGCTGGGCCTGAGCCCGGAGCTGCTGTCCGAGCGCTATCCACAACTGGTGGTCGCCAACATCACCGGATGGGGTTCGACCGGTCCATGGCGCAACTACAAGGGCTGGGAAGCCCTGGTCATGGCGAAAACCGGCGTCATGCACGAGAAGCGCGGACTGACCCTGCGCCCCGGGCCCGCCTACATCTCGACGCCCTACGCCTCCTGGGGCGCCGCCCACGCCGCGGTACAGGGCGTTCTCGCCGCACTGATCGAACGTGACTCCAGCGGGCTCGGCCAGATCGTGGAGTCGAACCTGGTCACCGGGATGGGGTCGATGGACCCTTACAACTGGTTCTACGAGTTGGTGCTGGAACGCTATCCGGGGGCGTTCGAGCCGATGGACGCCGTCTACGACGACCAGGGACGTCCGCAGGCCTACCTGATCTATGCACTGCTGGTCGCGCCCACCAAGGACGGCCGGTGGCTGCAGTTCGCGCAGGTGTCGCCGCGGCTGATCCACGCCTGGTTGGAGGAACTCGACCTACTCGGCGAGCTGGCCGACCCGAAATGGCACGGGTTCCCGATGCTGCCCACTCCGGAACTCCGAATGGAGTGGTGGGACATGATGCTGGAGCGGGTGGGTGCCCGCACGCTCGCCGAGTGGGAACAGGCCATGGCCGTCAACCACGACCTGAGCGGCGAGCTGTTCCGCACCCCCGACGAAGCGCTGGACCATCCCCAGATCGTCCACGACGGCCGGGCAGTCACGGTTGACGATCCCGATCTAGGGCCGGTGCGCCAGCCCACCACGCTGATCCATTCCGACCGCAAGCCGCTGACCACCATCCGGCCGGCGCCGCGACTGGGTGAACACAACACCTCGGTGAACTTCGATGAGTCCCGGCCCGAGATCGCACCTCGGACCGACCCCCCGGTGGCGGCCCCGCTGACCGGAGTGACGGTGCTCGAGTTCGGCAGCATGTACGCCGGTCCCTATGGTGCAACCCTGCTGACGGACTTGGGTGCGCGGGTGATCAAGGTCGAGCCGCTGGCCGGCGACAACATCCGCAATCTGGTCGCGTTCCCGGAGGCGGGCGGGGCGAAGGTGTTGCAGGGCAAGGAAAGTGTCGCCATCGACTTCACCAAGCCCGAGGGGCTGGAACTGGTCTACGAGTTGGCGAAGCGTTCGGATCTGGTGCTGCTGTGCTTCCGCGGGGATGCCGCCGAACGCGCCGGCATCGACGAGGCGAAGCTGAAGGCGGCCAATCCGGACCTGGTCGTGCTGAGCATGTCCGGCTACGGCGCCGACGGCCCGTACGCCCACCGCTCCGCCTATGCGCCGTCGGTCGGCGCGGCTTCCGGGCTCTCCGTGATCGACAGCCGCGGCGCCGCGACCCGGCCGGCCGATCTCGACGAAGCGCACCGCCGGGCGATCACCCTGCACGCCGGTAGCGCCGTGCCGGCCGTGCAATCCGACGGCATCGCCGCCCTCGGCGTGGCCTCGGCACTGCTGGTCGGCCTGTACGCCAAGCGTCGCGGGATCACACTTCCGCACATGACCACCACGATGCTCGGTACCGCACTGCAGTCCGTGATCAACCACAACACCGGATACGCCGGGCGTCCGTCGATCGAATCCACCGACGACCAGTTCTTCGGTCTCAATGCGCTCTACCGGATGTACCGGGCCGCCGATGGCTGGGTATTCCTCGCGGCACCGCTGGCTCGCGAATGGCCCGCCCTTGCGAAGGCGATGGCTCCCTATGTCGATCTGCACGCCGACGAACGCTTTGCCGGCTCGGCATCACAGGCCGAACATGACCAAGCCCTGATCGATGCACTGACCCCGGTGTTCGCCACCAAGCCGGCGTCAGAATGGGAGCGCGAGCTGTCCTCGCAGGACGTCGGTTGCGTCGAGGTGACGGAACGCAACTCGGAGTTCGTGCTGCAGACCGATCCGTTCTTCGAGGCCGGCTATGCAGTCGAGGCGCACAGTCCCATTTTCGCGGAGCACCGCCGGCTAGCCCCGTTGTGCCGGTTCTCCAGGTCACAGACGAAGGCCGACGCGGGCTGCACGATCGGTCAGCACACCGACGCGGTGCTGCGCGAGGTCGGCGTCGACGACGACCGGATCGCTGCCCTGCGGACGGCCGAGGTGATCGGCGGCGGCAGCTGA
- a CDS encoding DoxX family protein, which yields MNTVLWVLQIVLAAAFLMAGVLKSTQPKGKLAQKLPWVEDFSTGTVRFIGIAELLGALGLILPAVTGIAPILTPIAAAALAVVMVLASGVHARRKEPSGIAFNAVLFVIAAVIAWGRFGPYAL from the coding sequence ATGAATACTGTTTTGTGGGTCCTGCAGATCGTGCTGGCCGCGGCGTTTCTGATGGCCGGTGTGTTGAAGTCGACGCAGCCGAAGGGCAAGCTCGCGCAGAAGCTGCCATGGGTTGAGGACTTCTCCACCGGTACGGTCCGGTTCATCGGGATTGCCGAACTGCTGGGCGCGCTGGGCCTGATTCTGCCCGCGGTGACAGGCATCGCCCCGATCCTGACTCCGATAGCCGCGGCTGCACTGGCCGTGGTGATGGTGCTCGCGTCGGGCGTCCATGCGCGCCGTAAGGAACCGTCCGGAATCGCCTTCAATGCAGTGCTTTTCGTGATCGCAGCTGTCATCGCGTGGGGCCGGTTCGGGCCCTACGCGCTTTGA
- a CDS encoding amidohydrolase family protein, whose amino-acid sequence MIWTNSGDSHFLEPEDLWQNRLPKKLADLTPRAEKDPDGEYETVSVDGQIFRRKLPSSAMVQFIEESMKPQGIRDAKARLGDLDKEGVWGEVIFPSLGMWGSTFRTPELLKACMRASNEWALEEIVAVSPRYVVTAQVSTLVVEDAIEELHWAADKNFKAVFLPTTPHPSAPDWHRKEWEPFWAAAEEAGMVIAFHIGTDPVDMTVGGASGGAGQVYRGPGGAIMNYAETTFSGQRAAMKMVASGALDRHPNLKVLISEGGATWVPFLGDRLLEGYRQHHMAVRPKLSRNPKEILYSQVYASFQHDETAVAAFDHMGYKNVMFGSDYPHMEGTFGHTQDTLKGLFDGVSDETRLRITQGTFYELFPDVPPIPAELV is encoded by the coding sequence ATGATCTGGACGAATTCGGGTGACTCCCACTTTCTGGAACCCGAGGATCTGTGGCAGAACAGGCTGCCGAAGAAGCTGGCCGACCTGACGCCACGCGCCGAGAAGGATCCTGACGGCGAGTACGAGACGGTTTCGGTGGACGGGCAGATCTTCCGCCGCAAGCTGCCTTCCTCGGCGATGGTGCAGTTCATCGAGGAAAGCATGAAGCCACAGGGTATCCGTGACGCCAAGGCCCGGTTGGGCGACCTGGACAAGGAAGGCGTCTGGGGTGAGGTGATCTTCCCGTCGCTGGGCATGTGGGGATCGACCTTCCGGACCCCGGAGCTGTTGAAGGCCTGCATGCGGGCCAGCAATGAATGGGCGCTGGAAGAGATCGTCGCGGTCTCGCCCCGATACGTCGTGACGGCTCAGGTGTCCACGCTGGTGGTCGAGGACGCGATCGAGGAGCTGCACTGGGCGGCGGATAAGAATTTCAAGGCGGTCTTCCTGCCCACCACGCCGCACCCGAGCGCGCCCGACTGGCACCGCAAGGAATGGGAGCCGTTCTGGGCGGCCGCCGAGGAAGCCGGCATGGTGATCGCCTTCCACATCGGCACCGACCCGGTCGACATGACGGTCGGCGGTGCCTCCGGGGGCGCAGGCCAGGTGTATCGGGGACCGGGCGGGGCGATCATGAACTACGCCGAGACGACGTTCTCCGGGCAGCGCGCGGCGATGAAGATGGTGGCCTCCGGCGCCCTGGACCGCCACCCGAACCTCAAGGTGCTGATCTCCGAGGGTGGCGCGACGTGGGTGCCGTTCCTGGGCGACCGCCTGCTCGAAGGCTACCGGCAGCACCATATGGCGGTGCGCCCCAAGCTTTCTCGCAATCCCAAGGAAATCCTGTACAGCCAGGTGTACGCGTCCTTCCAGCACGACGAGACGGCGGTGGCCGCCTTCGACCACATGGGCTACAAGAACGTGATGTTCGGCAGCGACTACCCGCACATGGAAGGCACCTTCGGTCACACCCAGGACACGCTCAAGGGACTGTTCGACGGCGTGAGTGACGAGACCCGGCTGCGGATCACCCAGGGCACCTTCTACGAGTTGTTCCCCGACGTCCCGCCGATCCCGGCCGAATTGGTCTGA
- a CDS encoding PPOX class F420-dependent oxidoreductase yields MANIPASHRDLIEAPGIASLSTIGADGTPQVTALWYLADGDKVKTSLMTTRQKYKNVVAHPKATLFIIDPTNPFRTLEVRADASIEEDPALGLFERIVRHYGQDPDNFPAPRDNRVVLVLTPTRVVTQG; encoded by the coding sequence ATGGCCAACATTCCCGCCTCCCACCGCGACCTGATCGAAGCGCCTGGCATCGCATCGCTGAGCACCATCGGCGCCGATGGCACACCCCAGGTCACAGCGCTCTGGTACCTCGCCGACGGCGACAAGGTGAAGACATCGCTGATGACCACCCGGCAGAAGTACAAGAACGTGGTGGCACACCCCAAGGCGACGCTGTTCATCATCGACCCGACCAACCCGTTCCGCACCCTCGAGGTGCGCGCGGACGCCTCCATCGAAGAGGATCCCGCCCTGGGATTGTTCGAGAGAATCGTCCGCCACTACGGCCAGGACCCGGACAACTTCCCCGCTCCTCGCGACAATCGCGTTGTCCTCGTCCTCACCCCGACCAGAGTCGTCACGCAGGGTTGA
- a CDS encoding PaaI family thioesterase — MIDALRDFLDGVAGAAPDTATTIELARDLRGWSDRLAPAAVPERRQIFARRLDLPGRGQTMSPNFVPIAGDRDSVHGTVRFGRYFLGGGGAVHGGAIPLLFDEVLGRLCNSGDRAPSRTAYLHTDFRAITPVGKELTVRGWFVSEEGRKRVLRAELTDGETLCAEAEGLFIVLRPDQP, encoded by the coding sequence ATGATCGATGCGCTGCGCGATTTCCTCGACGGCGTTGCCGGCGCGGCTCCCGACACTGCGACGACAATAGAGCTCGCCCGGGACCTGCGTGGGTGGTCCGACCGGTTGGCCCCGGCTGCGGTTCCAGAACGCCGCCAGATTTTCGCCCGTCGTCTGGACCTGCCCGGGCGAGGCCAGACCATGTCGCCGAATTTCGTTCCTATCGCCGGTGACCGGGACAGCGTGCACGGCACGGTCCGGTTCGGCCGCTACTTCCTCGGCGGCGGCGGAGCGGTGCACGGCGGCGCGATACCACTGCTGTTCGACGAGGTGCTGGGCAGGCTGTGCAACTCAGGCGATCGTGCTCCGTCACGAACTGCGTATCTGCACACCGACTTTCGGGCCATCACGCCGGTCGGCAAAGAACTCACGGTACGCGGCTGGTTCGTCAGCGAAGAGGGCCGCAAGCGGGTACTGCGGGCGGAGTTGACAGACGGCGAAACCCTCTGCGCCGAAGCCGAAGGGCTTTTCATCGTGCTGCGTCCGGACCAGCCCTGA
- a CDS encoding alpha/beta fold hydrolase, with protein sequence MALPDLVLVHGGEHAGDCWDLTVAELRRQAPQLRTLAVDLPGRGRTPGNLGTATIGEWVDSVVADIEAEGLGDIVIAGHSMAGVTVPGVVAKLGSARVREMVFAAAFVPPQGQAIVDTLGGPLAVFARYAARGGRSFKVPGLAAQYAFCNGMTRQQRRLTLSKLYTESARIGAEPVDRSGLPDDVPRTWILTTRDRALSQKSQRASMAALGGVEDVIPIDACHDVMFSHPELLAQILVERCRLRE encoded by the coding sequence ATGGCCCTGCCCGATCTTGTCCTGGTCCACGGCGGCGAGCACGCCGGCGATTGCTGGGATCTGACCGTCGCCGAACTGCGCCGTCAGGCACCGCAATTGCGCACCCTGGCGGTGGATCTGCCGGGCCGCGGACGTACACCGGGAAATCTCGGCACCGCGACGATCGGCGAGTGGGTGGACTCCGTCGTCGCCGACATCGAAGCCGAGGGCCTGGGCGACATCGTGATCGCCGGCCACTCGATGGCCGGGGTGACGGTGCCCGGCGTCGTCGCCAAGCTCGGCTCGGCGCGGGTGCGGGAGATGGTCTTTGCCGCGGCGTTCGTACCGCCCCAGGGACAGGCGATCGTGGACACCTTGGGCGGCCCGCTGGCAGTCTTCGCGCGATACGCGGCCAGGGGTGGCAGGTCGTTCAAGGTGCCCGGACTGGCGGCTCAATACGCCTTCTGCAACGGCATGACACGACAACAGCGCCGACTGACTCTGTCGAAGTTGTATACCGAATCCGCGCGGATCGGTGCCGAACCCGTGGACCGCAGCGGGCTACCGGACGACGTGCCGCGCACCTGGATCCTGACCACCCGCGACCGAGCTCTGTCGCAGAAGTCCCAGCGGGCCAGCATGGCCGCACTCGGCGGGGTCGAGGACGTGATCCCCATCGACGCGTGCCACGACGTGATGTTCAGCCACCCGGAACTCTTGGCACAGATCCTGGTCGAGCGATGCCGACTGCGAGAATGA
- a CDS encoding enoyl-CoA hydratase/isomerase family protein produces the protein MTDTTNLATIEFQVSDHVATVALDRPEKMNSFTEQMAADLAAVWARVRDDDDIHVAVLQANGERAFCTGIDVAQGIWWDHKSIFNQEDPGVLLGPKAHKVWKPVIAALHGVVAGGAMYFVNECDFAICAETTTFFDPHANAGIVSALEPMGMLPLGVPYGEVMRWALLGSEERMTAQTALRIGLVTEIVPDDQLRDRAAELAAEIAARRPEGIQGTVRAMWEARDLPPTLAARQGKFYTDLGNAGAEPDSLNNKKKPRTR, from the coding sequence GTGACCGACACGACCAACCTGGCCACCATCGAGTTCCAGGTGAGCGACCACGTCGCCACCGTGGCGCTCGATCGGCCCGAGAAGATGAACAGCTTCACCGAGCAGATGGCCGCCGACCTCGCCGCGGTCTGGGCCCGGGTCCGCGACGACGACGACATCCACGTTGCGGTGCTACAAGCCAACGGCGAGCGGGCCTTCTGTACCGGCATCGACGTGGCCCAGGGAATCTGGTGGGACCACAAGTCCATCTTCAACCAGGAGGATCCGGGCGTCCTGCTGGGTCCGAAGGCACACAAGGTGTGGAAGCCGGTGATCGCCGCGTTGCACGGCGTCGTAGCAGGCGGCGCGATGTACTTCGTCAACGAATGCGATTTCGCGATCTGTGCCGAGACCACCACGTTCTTCGACCCGCACGCCAACGCGGGCATCGTCTCGGCACTTGAGCCGATGGGCATGCTGCCGCTCGGCGTGCCCTACGGCGAGGTGATGCGCTGGGCGCTGCTGGGCAGCGAGGAACGGATGACGGCCCAGACCGCGTTGCGTATCGGCCTGGTCACCGAGATCGTCCCCGACGATCAACTGCGGGACCGCGCCGCCGAGTTGGCAGCCGAGATCGCCGCGCGCCGGCCCGAAGGGATTCAGGGAACGGTCCGGGCCATGTGGGAGGCGCGTGATCTACCGCCGACGCTCGCTGCGCGGCAAGGCAAGTTCTACACCGACCTCGGCAACGCCGGCGCCGAGCCCGACTCACTCAACAACAAGAAGAAGCCGCGGACTCGCTGA
- a CDS encoding TIGR03619 family F420-dependent LLM class oxidoreductase, whose product MFPMRAVKHWNRWCEGATIGDIAKLVEEAGFDAFSMSEHPYPDRDWLAHGGHHAFDPFVSLSFAAAATTRIRVMTYILVSGYRSPYLTAKGAASLDLLSGGRFTLGTGAGYLKSEFEALGADFGRRGALLDEAIAAWRAAWAGVDHDGPEFGVSGHLALPPPLTAGGPPIWIGGNGAAAQRRVVETADGWMPMAASGEMAAITRARPLEDIDTLGNWIATVNKRRAELDRGPADVSFVPFEADLLASGDCTAFTAAVQPKLDDYAGAGVTWITVEPASRSFSDFRTDIELLASQLIHR is encoded by the coding sequence ATGTTCCCGATGCGGGCGGTCAAGCATTGGAATCGGTGGTGCGAGGGCGCCACCATCGGCGATATCGCGAAGCTGGTAGAGGAAGCCGGCTTCGACGCGTTCTCCATGTCCGAGCACCCCTATCCCGATCGGGATTGGCTGGCCCATGGCGGCCACCACGCGTTCGATCCGTTCGTGTCGTTGAGCTTCGCGGCGGCCGCGACCACCCGTATCCGGGTGATGACCTACATCCTGGTATCGGGATACCGCAGCCCGTATCTCACGGCCAAGGGAGCGGCGAGCCTGGACCTATTGTCCGGAGGCCGTTTCACGCTGGGCACCGGAGCCGGCTATCTGAAATCGGAATTCGAGGCGCTGGGAGCCGATTTCGGCCGCCGCGGCGCCTTGCTCGACGAAGCCATCGCCGCATGGCGGGCGGCGTGGGCCGGCGTTGATCACGACGGCCCGGAGTTCGGGGTCAGCGGTCACCTCGCGCTGCCGCCACCGCTGACTGCCGGCGGGCCGCCGATCTGGATCGGTGGCAACGGAGCGGCCGCACAACGCCGTGTCGTCGAGACGGCCGACGGCTGGATGCCGATGGCGGCGTCGGGTGAGATGGCGGCCATCACCCGGGCCCGTCCGCTGGAAGACATCGACACGTTGGGGAACTGGATCGCGACGGTCAACAAGCGGCGGGCCGAACTCGACCGCGGCCCCGCCGACGTGTCCTTCGTCCCGTTCGAGGCGGACCTGCTCGCCAGCGGCGACTGCACCGCGTTCACCGCCGCTGTGCAGCCCAAGCTGGACGATTACGCCGGGGCGGGCGTCACCTGGATCACCGTCGAGCCGGCCAGCCGGAGTTTCTCCGACTTCCGCACCGATATCGAGCTGCTGGCCTCTCAACTGATCCACCGCTGA
- a CDS encoding TetR/AcrR family transcriptional regulator, whose translation MTELGTDMPATARRRNASGESTRVMLMEVAERLFATRGIEAVTMREIQEAAGQSNTSVIRYHFGSRDGLIRALIAHRQRTLGTDRQRMLETMREEGKEADPRAVVWLLVRPLANSIAAGEMFVPFLARLSEDPRARSDYWPEHLQDEWTQDRLEELVDAALQDLPERVRRGRTFQLYTSLINVLAAAARSGHGMSEAQLHNYVDAWVGMLTAPVSYETRGLLAGQDGD comes from the coding sequence ATGACCGAACTGGGTACCGACATGCCCGCCACCGCACGGCGCCGAAATGCCTCGGGCGAGTCCACCCGGGTGATGCTGATGGAGGTCGCCGAGCGGCTGTTCGCCACCCGCGGCATCGAGGCCGTGACGATGCGGGAGATCCAGGAGGCGGCCGGCCAGTCCAACACCTCGGTGATCCGGTACCACTTCGGCTCTCGCGACGGCCTCATCCGCGCCTTGATCGCCCACCGCCAGCGCACGCTCGGAACAGACCGCCAGCGGATGTTGGAAACCATGCGTGAGGAGGGCAAGGAAGCCGATCCGCGCGCGGTGGTGTGGCTGCTGGTCCGCCCGCTGGCCAACAGCATCGCGGCGGGCGAGATGTTCGTGCCGTTCCTGGCCCGGCTCAGCGAGGATCCGCGGGCGCGCAGCGATTATTGGCCCGAACACCTTCAGGACGAATGGACTCAGGACAGACTCGAAGAACTCGTCGACGCCGCACTGCAGGACCTCCCCGAGCGGGTGCGGCGAGGCCGCACGTTCCAGCTGTACACCAGCCTGATCAACGTGCTCGCCGCGGCTGCCCGCTCGGGGCACGGAATGAGCGAGGCGCAGTTGCACAACTACGTCGACGCCTGGGTCGGCATGCTGACCGCCCCGGTGTCCTACGAGACCCGCGGGCTGCTCGCCGGGCAGGACGGCGACTGA
- a CDS encoding TetR/AcrR family transcriptional regulator yields MSESPLRADAERNRVRILATARRVFAERGLEASLEDIAGQAGVGVGTLYRRFPSRADLIGAAFQEKMAAYADAVDVALADDDPWHGFCGYVEAVCGLQAADHGFADLLTLTAPGAGSLKSERDRAHAGFVELIDRAKVVGGLRADFVPEDLVMLLMANAGVLSATREAAPDTWKRFVAYMIQAFSADRSRPLPAAPTARRMYSAMLRVSPPRGRHQS; encoded by the coding sequence GTGAGCGAATCACCACTGCGAGCCGACGCCGAACGCAATCGGGTCCGCATCCTCGCCACGGCACGCCGGGTATTTGCCGAGCGTGGACTGGAAGCATCCCTTGAGGACATCGCCGGTCAGGCTGGCGTGGGGGTGGGAACGCTGTACCGACGGTTCCCCAGTCGGGCGGACCTGATCGGCGCAGCGTTCCAGGAGAAGATGGCCGCGTACGCCGACGCCGTCGATGTTGCGCTCGCCGATGACGATCCGTGGCACGGTTTCTGCGGGTATGTTGAAGCCGTCTGTGGTCTGCAGGCCGCCGATCACGGCTTTGCCGACTTGCTCACGTTGACGGCGCCCGGTGCGGGCAGCCTGAAATCCGAGCGGGACCGTGCGCACGCGGGCTTCGTCGAGTTGATCGACCGCGCCAAGGTTGTGGGTGGGCTACGTGCCGATTTCGTTCCCGAGGATTTGGTGATGCTGCTTATGGCCAATGCCGGGGTTCTGTCAGCGACCCGCGAAGCGGCACCTGATACTTGGAAACGGTTCGTGGCGTACATGATCCAGGCATTCTCGGCTGACCGGTCCCGTCCGCTGCCCGCGGCACCGACCGCTCGCCGCATGTACAGTGCCATGCTCAGAGTGTCTCCGCCCAGGGGGAGACACCAGTCCTGA